The Glycine soja cultivar W05 chromosome 4, ASM419377v2, whole genome shotgun sequence genomic sequence ACTTGCAATTTGATATCTATAATCTATATGTATATAGTATATACATACGAAATCTATATTTATagtatatacataaaaaataatttataaaaggaaTTTATACACGTGgtattttttaagagttttaatcaataaatttaattataatttaaaaataacaaaatgtcaCAGATTACCTTCTTAACATCAGAATAGAAATATAATAACTATATTGATTgcagtcaatttttttataattgtaattttaaataataattaattaatttaaagtatattttataattaattggtaccaattaaaaacaataattgttaaactaaataattagaCTAATTCAAtgatgatttaattaaatttataacaaaaattgaaTCTATACATTAGTGTAAAGGAATATATTATAAAGATAAATGtagtcaatttttaataaattaacttgATTAGCCAGCTAATTCTATAGAATAATTAGTTctattgtgattaatttttaataatatgctTATTATATAATTAGGGGAACGTATAAATTAAGACtcaaaaaaatagaacatataaaacatgttataactaaaaaaaaatagaacatataaAACATGTTATAAATTATGAGTTGATAGATTTGTTAACAACTTAATACAAGAgttgtaaatataatttgtaaacATAGTGCGTCCTTAATGATGCTCTGCTAGGGTTTGGTACCATGGGCAAAAGGGGTGTTGGCCGGCCGAGAATTCAGGCGGAAACACGCCGGAAAGGGGTGGAAAGGAAGATCATAACACAAGCCATTGTTGAAATAGAGGAACTTGTTGGGGAAATTGAAGGAGTTTCGACATTGCCGGAGGAAAATTGCATCAATGTGGATGAATTGGAGATTCCGATGATGAAGAGTGGTGAAGAACTGAAGCCTACGGTGAGAGAAGATGAACCAAAACCTAAACCTTGGGTGGAGGTAATTCAGGGAAATAGAAGCTTGAATCGTGGAATGGCGGTGGATTTCATAGCTCCAACGTTCGTGAAAGGTAAAGCTGAAATTACGATAGATGAATCTGATGTTTCTGAGGAATTGGAATTCTGGGAGAATTCGATCATTCTCTTTGCACTAGGACAGTCTCTGTCTATGAATGCGGTTAAGAAGTTCATGGAGAAGACCTGGAATTTCATTTCACTCCCAGAACTATTTTACAACGATGAAGGTTACTTCATTGTGAAATGTAAGAACAGGGAAGACATGGAGCTGGTTATGGAACAAGGTCCCTATTTCATTTACAGTAAACCGGTATTTCTTTGCAAATGGACcactgaatttgagatgaaggAAGATCTATTGCGTGTTCTTCCAATTTGGATAACGTTACCTCAGTTGCCACTGCACCTATGGGGGGAAAGGAGTATTTTGAAAATAGCTAGTGTGATTGGTAAACCTATAACAACAGATGAATGTACTGCGAAGAAATTACGAATCTCTTATGCTAGGGTCCTGGTTGAAGTGGATATTACTCAAAATCCTATAGAAACTGTTGACATCAAGGATCACAAAGGAAAACTCATGGAGcaaaaaattgaatatgaatGGAGACCAAGCTACTGTCAGTCATGCTTGAAGATTGGACATGATTGTGCCACTAAGAAAGTTCCTGGGAAAAAACTAGTACAGGTGTGGAAACCTACCAAGCAAACTGAGGAGACACTGAATAGAAATAAGCCAACTGAAACTAAGGCTGCCAAGAAGATTGAAGAAAAGCAAGAAGAACCACAAAAGGAGCAAGAAgaaccacaaaaggaccaagaAGAGCCAAATCAAGAACTGAATCCTGCAGAGTGGACTGTTATTACatcaagaagaatggaaaaaggtAAAAGAGAAATGATTCATACTCCTAAAAGTTCATTTGTGCCTTACCAGAACACAAACACTTTCACACCCCTTAGGATTGGAGATTGTCCTAAGGGGAACACACCATTTGATTAATGATGGTGAGTTGGAATGTTAGGGGCATTAACAAGGTAGCTAGGAATAAAGAGGTTAGCTCCTTCCTCCATACATTTCATGTTCCTATAGTGGCTTTACTAGAGACTAGAGTTAAAATGAAGAATGCTAATAGAATAAGGAATAAAATAGGTGGCAGATGGAATTATATGGACAACTATGACAAACATGAGAATGGGAGAATCTGGTTGTTATGGGACCACAGGGAAGTGAACCTGAAACTTATTCAAACTGGTgaacaattcattcatgtggaaGTCTACTCCTTGGATCAATCCCTTATGTATGTGGCTTTGGTGATTTATGCTTTTAATCAATTGGATAGAAGAAAGAAGTTGTGGAATAAAATTGAAGACATAGGGATAAACCTGAATGGGCCTTGGATTGTGATTGGTGATTTTAATAATGTTCTGGCTTATCAGGACAGAATTGGTGGTAATCATGTGGTTGAGGCTGAATTTAGGGATCTTAAGAACATGATGTCTAATATGGGTTTGTTTGAAGCTGATATGAAAGGGAACCATTACACTTGGTCGAATAAGCATATTGCTGATGTGATTTACTCTAGGATTGACAGAGTTATAGGTAATGTTGAATGGTTTCAGAAGTACCAAGATGCCTATTATGAAGTTCTTGCTCCTAATATATTAGACCACTCCCCTATCAAAATTGGCCTGCAGATTCAAAAGCCTAGGAAAGGATACTTATTTAGATTCATCAACTGTATCACTAAGGATCCATCTTTTATGCAGCTGGTTGCTAGCAGTTCGCAGATGGAAACTAGAGGGACTGCTATGGAAAAACTTTGGTGCAAACTCAAAAGgcttcaaaatgttttaagaCCCCTGTCCAGAAAATTCACTGATATGCAAAACCAAATCCAGAAAGCTAGACAGGAGTTACATCAGGGCCAGATGTTACTACAACAGAATCCATTTGATAATGTGATGTTGGAGGATGTGAGGTACAAGAATGAGAAATTCATTCAGCTGATCCAAATGGAAGAAGACATTTTGATGCAAAAATCTAAAGTCAATTGGCTTAAACTTGGTGACAGTAACAATGCCTATTTCCATGCAACTGTGAAggaaaaaaacaagaataaagGCATCTATACTTTGACAGCTTTAGATGGGACGGTGCTTTGCACTCAAGAGAGGATAGAAGAAGAAATTATGACTTTTTACAAAAATCTGATAGGCAAAGTTAATGGTTTGAAAGGTATTGATGTCCCTATATTGAGAGATGGAAAATCCTTATCTAGGGATCTTGCTCAACACCTCATTAGGCCTATTGATACAAAAGAGATTTGGAATGCTCTAGTGAATATTGGTGAAACCAAAGCTCCTGGTATAGATGGTTTTACTTCTCATTTTTTCAAAGCCACCTGGCCTATTGTAAAAAATGACGTGCAGAATGCTATCCTGGAATTTTTTAATTCTAGTAAGTTGTACAAAGCTGTCAACTGCTCTATTGTCTCACTTATCCCTAAGTCCCCGGAGGCAAAAACCATCAAAGACATGAGACCAATATCATGTTGTAGCACAATTTATAAGGTGATATCGAAGATTTTGACTAGCAGACTGAGTGATGTGATAAATAGTGTGGTGGAAGACACTCAATCAGCTTTTATCCCTGGTAGGAATATCCAGGATAACATATTACTTGCTCAGGAGCTGGTGATAGGGTATGGTAGGAAAAATGTGTCTCCTAGATGCTTGGTGCAAATGGATATTCAGAAGGCATACGACACGGTGGATTGGCAAGCTTTGCAGCATATTATGGTGGAGATGGGGTTCCCTCAGAAATTTATAGGTTGGGTGATGGCTTGTGTTACTTCAGTTTCCTATAGATTCTCCCTAAATGGTACTCCATCGGGTATTTTAAAAGCCCAAAGAGGGTTGAGGCAAGGAGATCCAATCTCCCCTCTTCTCTTTGTTCTTGTTATGGAATACCTTCATAGGGTGCTTCATGGTCTTGGATCAAACTATAACTTCAATTACCACCCCAAGTGTGAGAAGCTGAAAATCATTAATTTGTGTTTTGCAGAtgatattcttatatttttaagaggAGATCTTGGATCAATGAATTTACTGATGAGTAAAATGAAGGAGTTTTCTGCTACTGCAGGTCTTCAGATTAGTCATTCTAAGAGTAAAGTCTACTTTGGAGGGGTGGATGCAGAAATTCAGAAACAAATGCAGCAAGAATCTGGGTTCGTTGTTGGTACAATGCCTTTTAAGTACCTTGGTGTTCCTCTTGACAGTAAAAAGCTTACTATTAGTAACTGTCAACCCCTTATAGATAAGATGCTAAGAAGAGTTCAACACTGGAGTTCTAAGCTGCTGTCATATGCTGGCAGAGTGCAGTTAATTAACAGTGTGTTGTTTTCCATAGCTAACTATTGGCTTCAAATTTTTCCTTTACCTAAGAAAGTGGTTAAACATATTGAGGGGATCTGTAGGAGTTTTCTCTGGACAGGTAAGAGTAGCAATAGTAGAAAAGCTCCTATTTCTTGGGATCACATGTGTGATCCTAAATATGCTGGTGGACTAAATTTGATAGGCCTTGAGGACTGGAATAAAGCTTCAATTGGTAAACTTCTGTGGAATATTTGGGAGAAAAAAGACAAGTTGTGGATTCATTGGATTCACATTtactatatgaaaaatatagaaGCCAGTAACTTCCAACCGGGACGGAGCTGCTCTTAGACTATGAAAGCtatttttaagcataaaaaCCTTCTAACTCAGTCTGCAGCTTGGGGGAAAATGCATGATGCTGGAAAGTATAGTATGAGGAAAATGTATCAAGTGATTAGAGGTGTTAAACCGCAGGTAGAGTGGAGAAAACTTTTGATCGGGAACCATGCTAGACCTCGTGCAATCTTCACCTTGTGGATGGCTTGTAATAAGTGCCTGTTAACTAAAGATAGAATGAATAGATTTGGTATGGCAACTGATGGGCTATGTGTTTTCTGCAAAATGCCGGAAACTTGTCAACACTTGTTGTTTAACTGCAGTGATATTAAACCAGTTTGGGAGAAAATATTGAATTGGATTGGTTTTAACCATACTCCTGCTATGTGGGATGAGGAGCTGAAGTGGATTGTGCAAAACACGAAAGGTAAAGGCTGTAAAAGAAGTTTGTTGAAGATGGCAGTGGCTGAAACGACGTATATGATTTGGTGTGTGAGAAATCGGATCATATTTCAAGATGGTAGGAAAGAGGAGCTTCAATATGACACCATAAAAAATGTGATTCTTAGAAGAGTAGAAACCAATAGAAAACTCATGATGTACTGTAGTATGAATATTTAGTCTTGCTTGCTTTGACTTGTCAGTTTGGACCTGGATCTTGGATCGGCTTGTTTTgtaatgttctttttttttggcaatATATATTccttattccaaaaaaaaaaattatgagttgATAGAGGAGCGTAAATCAGTTATCACTTTAATGTGTAGATCAAAAGTATAGACAAAGTTCTGATCAAAATTATGgaagagaaaatataattaatcactTTTCATTATAGGCAACTAATGatcaaatttgtaattaatgagttttaaataattactCTCATATTAAGATCGatatcaaattatattataaataattgaaaacaatgaaatatTCTTTAATGTCTCTTTCCTGTTTTTGGATGTTTTGAAATGTTagaaattttttgttgaaatttaaattcgTTGTTGAATATTTTGGATTGAAAGGAATGTTTTTGGTTTGATGAAAGATGATGTCATGGCTTAAACATCCTAACTTTCTgcaattttgaattattataacGGAATACATCatgtggtaatcaattaaaataagctCCAGAGGTTGATTTTGGATTCTAGGctgattgtaatcgattaattcaAACCCAAGGACTGTTTTGTTTACCTGAGTtctattgtaattgattataatgagttgtaatcaattacaatggc encodes the following:
- the LOC114410609 gene encoding uncharacterized protein LOC114410609, which translates into the protein MGKRGVGRPRIQAETRRKGVERKIITQAIVEIEELVGEIEGVSTLPEENCINVDELEIPMMKSGEELKPTVREDEPKPKPWVEVIQGNRSLNRGMAVDFIAPTFVKGKAEITIDESDVSEELEFWENSIILFALGQSLSMNAVKKFMEKTWNFISLPELFYNDEGYFIVKCKNREDMELVMEQGPYFIYSKPVFLCKWTTEFEMKEDLLRVLPIWITLPQLPLHLWGERSILKIASVIGKPITTDECTAKKLRISYARVLVEVDITQNPIETVDIKDHKGKLMEQKIEYEWRPSYCQSCLKIGHDCATKKVPGKKLVQVWKPTKQTEETLNRNKPTETKAAKKIEEKQEEPQKEQEEPQKDQEEPNQELNPAEWTVITSRRMEKGKREMIHTPKSSFVPYQNTNTFTPLRIGDCPKGNTPFD